Proteins encoded within one genomic window of Fragaria vesca subsp. vesca linkage group LG1, FraVesHawaii_1.0, whole genome shotgun sequence:
- the LOC101296325 gene encoding uncharacterized protein LOC101296325, whose translation MDLHPNHSSNSPTSSASSTATATATATNPNPNPNPRPTTRNTLSSLTATDDDPMHSWWESISKARSRIHSLATLLPPSLSSPLSSLADSDRPALSLLSSLHAYSAVSAVLSSPLSGSGSDPLCNWLYDTFLSSEPHLRLVVFSFLPLLSGLYLSRIHSLSSDSLTSLPSLAGFEAVLLALYAAETKARNGKPVVVSIPDLSQPSLYHIPARSPKMSISNSNGSNVQSIGVLSPPLEPQVAVKSTKRACIVGVALDSYYKHISQMPAWSKIEFCRFLTSWAGQDCSCQKQFESGDSHGEPEIAGFSEAGSGNENESEIGIEDDVAEEMGQLRIEQNGNGNGVSHVEESKGARIPLPWELLQPALRILGHCLLGPLNSQDVKDAASVAVRRLYARASHDLVPQAILATQSLIQLDNRGREAAKAVAAGANSASNVNTPSKAKKPEILLVSK comes from the coding sequence ATGGACCTCCACCCAAATCACAGCTCCAACTCCCCCACCTCCTCCGCCTCCTCCACCGCCACCGCCACCGCCACCGCCACCAACCCAAACCCTAACCCAAACCCCAGACCCACCACCCGCAACACCCTCTCCTCGCTCACCGCTACCGACGACGACCCAATGCACTCCTGGTGGGAATCCATCTCCAAAGCCCGCTCCCGCATCCACTCCCTCGCCACTCTCCTCCCTCCTTCTCTCTCCTCCCCTCTCTCCTCCCTCGCCGACTCCGACCGCCCCGCCCTCTCTCTCCTCTCCTCCCTCCACGCCTACTCCGCCGTGTCCGCCGTCCTCTCCTCCCCTCTCTCCGGCTCCGGATCCGACCCCCTCTGCAACTGGCTCTACGACACTTTCCTCTCCTCCGAACCCCATCTACGACTCGTCGTTTTCTCCTTCCTCCCTCTCCTCTCCGGCCTCTACCTCTCCAGAATCCACTCTCTCTCCTCTGACTCTTTGACCTCTCTTCCCTCCCTCGCCGGCTTCGAGGCGGTTCTCCTCGCTCTCTACGCCGCCGAGACCAAGGCCCGGAACGGCAAGCCTGTTGTCGTTTCGATCCCGGACCTCTCTCAGCCTTCACTCTACCACATTCCGGCTCGGAGCCCCAAGATGAGTATTTCGAACTCGAATGGCAGTAATGTGCAATCTATCGGGGTTCTGTCGCCGCCGCTGGAGCCTCAGGTGGCCGTGAAGTCGACCAAACGGGCCTGCATTGTCGGAGTTGCGCTGGACTCTTACTACAAGCACATTTCACAGATGCCGGCTTGGTCCAAGATAGAGTTTTGCAGGTTCCTAACTTCTTGGGCCGGCCAAGATTGCTCTTGTCAGAAGCAATTCGAATCCGGTGATAGCCATGGTGAGCCGGAGATTGCTGGGTTCTCGGAGGCTGGGAGTGGTAATGAGAATGAGAGTGAGATTGGGATTGAGGATGATGTGGCGGAAGAAATGGGTCAACTGAGAATTGAGCAAAATGGGAACGGTAATGGTGTCAGTCATGTGGAGGAGTCGAAGGGGGCAAGGATTCCATTGCCATGGGAGCTTTTGCAGCCGGCGCTACGCATATTGGGGCATTGTTTGTTGGGGCCTTTGAATTCTCAGGATGTTAAGGATGCTGCTTCTGTTGCGGTGAGGAGATTGTATGCCAGGGCATCTCATGATTTGGTGCCGCAGGCAATTTTAGCTACTCAGAGTCTCATTCAGCTTGATAACAGGGGGCGTGAGGCGGCCAAGGCTGTGGCGGCTGGTGCTAATTCTGCTTCAAATGTTAACACGCCGAGCAAAGCTAAGAAACCTGAAATCCTTTTGGTCTCAAAGTAA
- the LOC101296609 gene encoding 6-phosphofructokinase 5, chloroplastic-like, with product MGTLSHAIAPRLASPAVHRRRHGNGIFSSSVSSSSPSSRNSRSASRLTKRKSVRVVAGIKNNRDIDFSDPDWKSKFQSDFEKRFAIPHITDVFPDAVPIPSTFCLKMRTPVIEDFAGGYPSDEEWHGYINNNDRVLLKTIYYSSPTSAGAECIDPNCTWVEQWVHRAGPREKIYFKPEEVKAAIVTCGGLCPGLNDVIRQIVITLEIYGVKKIVGIPYGYRGFSDKELAEMPLSRKVVQNVHLSGGSLLGVSRGGPSVSEIVDNLQERGINMLFVLGGNGTHAGADAIHTECRKRQLRVAIVGVPKTIDNDILLMDKTFGFDTAVEEAQRAINSAYIEAHSAYHGIGIVKLMGRSSGFIAMHASLASGQIDICLIPEVPFQIHGPHGILHHLKYLIETKGSAVVCVAEGAGQNLIQKTNAKDASGNVVFGDIGVHIQQETKKHFKELGVPVDVKYIDPTYMIRACRANASDGILCAVLGQNAVHGAFAGYSGITIGICNTHYVYLPIPEVISHSRLVDPNSRMWHRCLTSTGQPDFI from the exons ATGGGTACTCTCTCGCATGCGATCGCCCCCAGGCTCGCCTCCCCCGCCGTCCACCGCCGCCGTCACGGTAATGGAATATTCTCCTCCTCCGTCTCCTCCTCTTCTCCTTCTTCTCGAAACTCGCGCTCTGCTTCGAGATTGACGAAGAGGAAGAGCGTGAGAGTCGTCGCCGGAATCAAGAACAACCGTGACATCGACTTCAGCGATCCTGATTGGAAATCAAAGTTCCAGAGCGATTTCGAGAAGCGCTTCGCCATCCCTCACATCACCGACGTCTTCCCCGACGCCGTTCCCATTCCCTCCACCTTCTGCCTCAAGATGAG AACTCCGGTGATCGAAGACTTCGCCGGCGGTTATCCCTCCGACGAGGAGTGGCACGGGTACATAAATAACAACGATCGCGTACTTCTCAAG ACTATATACTACTCATCACCTACCTCTGCCGGTGCCGAATGCATTGATCCTAATTGTACTTGGGTGGAGCAATG GGTTCATCGTGCTGGGCCACGAGAAAAGATATATTTTAAACCAGAAGAAGTGAAAGCAGCAATTGTCACATGCGGAGGGCTCTGTCCTGGTCTTAATGATGTCATCAGACAG ATTGTCATTACACTTGAAATATATGGTGTAAAAAAGATTGTCGGGATTCCTTATGGTTATCGTGGATTTTCTGATAAAGAATTGGCCGAAATGCCA CTATCAAGGAAGGTGGTTCAAAATGTTCATCTTTCTGGTGGAAGCTTGTTAGGAGTTTCACGTGGAGGTCCCAGCGTTAGTGAGATTGTGGACAATTTACAG GAAAGAGGGATCAACATGCTCTTTGTTTTGGGTGGAAACGGCACACATGCTGGAGCTGATGCAATACACACTGAG TGCCGCAAAAGACAGTTAAGGGTGGCTATAGTTGGTGTGCCGAAAACCATAGACAATGACATTTTGTTGATGGACAAAACATTTGGTTTTGATACTGCTGTTGAAGAAGCACAGCGAGCAATAAATTCAGCATATATTGAG GCACATAGTGCTTACCATGGTATTGGCATTGTCAAATTGATGGGTCGGAGTAGTGGATTCATAGCAATGCATGCATCCCTGGCTAGTGGACAAATTGACATATGTTTGATACCTGAG GTACCTTTTCAAATACATGGCCCTCATGGTATTCTGCACCATCTGAAATACCTGATTGAAACAAAGGGATCAGCTGTGGTCTGTGTAGCAGAGGGAGCAGGTCAG AATTTAATACAGAAAACTAATGCTAAAGATGCATCGGGAAATGTTGTATTTGGGGATATTGGAGTACATATTCAACAAGAG ACAAAGAAACATTTCAAGGAGCTTGGTGTTCCTGTTGATGTGAAATATATAGACCCCACTTACATGATTCGTGCATGTCGTGCAAATGCATCAGATGGTATTCTTTGCGCTGTGCTAGGGCAGAATGCT GTTCATGGTGCATTCGCTGGATATAGTGGCATCACAATTGGCATATGCAACACTCATTATGTATATCTTCCAATTCCTGAGGTTATTTCTCATTCTCGACTGGTGGATCCCAACAGTCGAATGTGGCACCGTTGCCTGACGTCAACAGGCCAGCCAGACTTCATCTAA